The following nucleotide sequence is from Streptomyces pactum.
CGCCTACCGCAAGGCCGGCCGGCGGGTCGGGGTGCTGGCGGTGGACCCCTCCTCGCCGTTCTCCGGCGGCGCGCTGCTGGGCGACCGGGTCCGGATGAGCGAGCACGCCTCCGACCCGGGGGTCTACATCCGCTCCATGGCCACCCGCGGCCACCTCGGCGGGCTCGCCTGGGCCGCCCCGCAGGCGATCCGGGTGCTGGACGCCGCGGGCTGCGAGGTGATCCTGGTGGAAACCGTCGGGGTCGGGCAGTCGGAGGTGGAGATCGCCGCCCAGGCCGACACCTCGGTGGTGCTGCTCGCCCCGGGCATGGGCGACGGGATCCAGGCCGCCAAGGCGGGCATCCTGGAGATCGGCGACGTGTACGTGGTCAACAAGGCCGACCGCGACGGTGCCGACGCCACCGTGCGGGAGCTCAACCACATGCTGGGCCTGGGCGAGGCCCGGGGCCCGGGCGACTGGCGGCCGCCGATCGTGAAGACCGTGGCGGCCCGCGCCGAGGGCGTGGACGAGGTGGTCGAGGCGTTGGAGAAGCACCGCGCCTGGATGGAGGAGCGCGGCGTGCTCGCCGAGCGGCGGCGCCGGCGGGCCGCCCTGGAGGTGGAGACCATCGCGGTCACCGCGCTGCGCCGGCGGATCGGCGACGTCCACGGCGACCGGCGGCTGGACGCGCTGGCGGAGCGGATCACCACCGGTGAGCTGGACCCCTACGCCGCCGCCGACGCGCTGGTGGCGGAGCTGACCTCGGGCGGCGCGGAGCCGGCCGCCGGCTGAGCGGCGGCGGCACGGGGCGCCGCCCGGGCCCCGCGGACCGGAGGCGGCGCCACGGGGGTCCGGACGCGCCCGGCGGGCGGCGGTACGAGGCCGTGCGCCGGTGGTACGGGCCCGGTGCGCCGGTGGTACCGGCCCTCGGGCCTGCGGTAGGGCCCGGCTCAGCGGTCGTCCCGGGCGTCGTTCCCCTCGTCCGCGCGGTCGTCCTGCGCGTCCCGGGCGTCGTCCTGCCGGTCGTCACGGTTGTCGCGGTCGCCCGTGCGCTCGTCCCGGTGGTCGTCGGCGCGGTCGGTGTCCGGGGTGACCCGGCCGGTCGCCAGGTCCACCCGCAGCTCGCGCTCGGTGCCGTCCTTGCCGAGGACCTCGACCTCCCAGAAGGCCACCGGCCCGTCGTCGTCCAGGTCCACCGAGACCACGGTGCCCCGCTGGGCCGCGGCGGCCACCGCCCCGGCGGCGTCGGTCCGCGCGTCCTTCAGCGCCTCCCGCGCCCGCCGGGCGTCGTCGTCGGCCCCCCGGTCGTCGTCCCGGTCGTCCGCGTCGTCCTGGTCGTCGTCCCGGTCGTCGAGGTCGTCCCGCTCGTCCAGGTCGTCGTCGCGGTCCGCGGCGGTGGAGACCGCCCGCGCGGACCCGTCGTCGTCGGAGGCGATCGCGAACGCCGTGGCGGTGCCCCCGCCGGCGAGGACCGCGGCGGCGACGGCGGCGATGACGATGTTGCGCTTCATGGGGTTCCTCCCGCTGTTCTCCGGTTGTCCGCCGGACCGTCGTCCGGCCCGGTGCGTGTCCCCACCGTCGCGCGGCGATGCTGAAGCCTTCCTGAACGCGCCTGAAGACCCCTTCAGGCGCTTTTTGGGAGGGTGGCCCCATGCGGGTGCTGATCGTGGAGGACGAGAGGCGGCTGGCCCGGTCGCTGGCCGCCGGGCTGGGCGCCGAGGGCTTCGCCGTGGACGTGGTGCACGACGGCGCGGAGGGGCTGTACCGGGCCGGTGAGACCCCGTACGACCTGGTGATCCTGGACATCATGCTGCCGGGCATGAACGGCTACCGGGTGTGCGCGGCGCTGCGGGCGGCCGGCAACGACGTGCCGATCCTCATGCTGACCGCCAAGGACGGCGAGTACGACGAGGCCGAGGGGCTGGACACCGGCGCCGACGACTACCTCACCAAGCCGTTCTCCTACGTGGTGCTGCTGGCCCGGGTCCGCGCCCTGGTGCGCCGCCGCGGCCCGGGCGCCTCGCCGGTGCTGCGGGCCGGCGGGC
It contains:
- the meaB gene encoding methylmalonyl Co-A mutase-associated GTPase MeaB, which translates into the protein MVDVPLLVEQARQGRPRAVARLISLVEGASPQLREVMAALAPLTGGAYVVGLTGSPGVGKSTSTSALVTAYRKAGRRVGVLAVDPSSPFSGGALLGDRVRMSEHASDPGVYIRSMATRGHLGGLAWAAPQAIRVLDAAGCEVILVETVGVGQSEVEIAAQADTSVVLLAPGMGDGIQAAKAGILEIGDVYVVNKADRDGADATVRELNHMLGLGEARGPGDWRPPIVKTVAARAEGVDEVVEALEKHRAWMEERGVLAERRRRRAALEVETIAVTALRRRIGDVHGDRRLDALAERITTGELDPYAAADALVAELTSGGAEPAAG
- a CDS encoding PepSY domain-containing protein; protein product: MKRNIVIAAVAAAVLAGGGTATAFAIASDDDGSARAVSTAADRDDDLDERDDLDDRDDDQDDADDRDDDRGADDDARRAREALKDARTDAAGAVAAAAQRGTVVSVDLDDDGPVAFWEVEVLGKDGTERELRVDLATGRVTPDTDRADDHRDERTGDRDNRDDRQDDARDAQDDRADEGNDARDDR
- a CDS encoding response regulator transcription factor codes for the protein MRVLIVEDERRLARSLAAGLGAEGFAVDVVHDGAEGLYRAGETPYDLVILDIMLPGMNGYRVCAALRAAGNDVPILMLTAKDGEYDEAEGLDTGADDYLTKPFSYVVLLARVRALVRRRGPGASPVLRAGGLSVDRAARRVERDGTEVALTAREFAVLEQLAVRAGEVVPKAEILEHVWDFAYDGDPNIVEVYVSALRRKLGPGLIETVRGAGYRLVDRA